The Desulfohalovibrio reitneri genome contains a region encoding:
- a CDS encoding flagellar hook protein FlgE, which translates to MGLSAALFSGITGLGAHGEKMSVLGNNIANVNTIGFKAARMHFEDAVSQDISTSQGVGQVGRGVRLGAVYADFSQGSFENTNESTDLAVGGEGFFIVRDANSEQDFYTRSGNFRFDKNGNLVSPQGYVLQGWEVEDSNTTSAAQTNQTESSSAAQETRIVGVPTDIQLENFQSPPKETSRVSVITNLDSGETSRSEDPNNPFFAMHQVWNGQAEDPIGDSQFAYSTTVQIYDENGSSHNMTVYYDPVDVSNAGGRKVWEYIVTVDPAEDGRLLSNGTAMNTTSAAGLLGTGTLTFNAAGELTGVSSYQLQAGEINGDLKALSNWKVPESGFSQNGYPTFVANFLGRENASFNNASQADSSKVLIEMDFGMRNQQTQWGGLNATNSNAALFSINNPSTSGGAVQNLPNFGDTERSALASTSFSSGSTTIQQSQDGYNAGFLQNISVDRDGVMTGRFSNGQVQELYVVSLANFNNLNGLRRDGGNLYLETRESGPAITNRPNTAGLGSIQSNSLEQSNVDLATEFVTMITTQRGFQANSKVITTTDTMLGELIALKR; encoded by the coding sequence ATGGGTCTTTCAGCAGCACTCTTTTCCGGCATCACGGGCCTTGGCGCCCATGGCGAGAAAATGTCCGTGCTGGGCAACAACATCGCCAACGTCAACACCATCGGCTTCAAGGCCGCCCGCATGCACTTCGAGGACGCGGTCAGCCAGGACATCTCCACCTCCCAGGGTGTGGGCCAGGTGGGGCGCGGCGTGCGGCTGGGGGCGGTCTACGCCGACTTCAGCCAGGGCTCCTTCGAGAACACCAACGAGTCCACCGACCTGGCCGTGGGCGGCGAGGGTTTCTTCATCGTCCGCGACGCCAACTCGGAACAGGACTTCTACACCCGCTCGGGCAACTTCCGCTTCGACAAAAACGGCAACTTGGTCAGCCCGCAGGGATACGTCCTGCAAGGCTGGGAGGTGGAGGACAGCAACACAACCAGCGCGGCCCAGACCAACCAGACGGAATCCAGTTCCGCCGCGCAGGAAACGCGCATCGTGGGCGTGCCCACCGACATCCAGCTGGAGAATTTCCAGTCGCCGCCCAAGGAGACCAGCCGGGTCTCGGTCATCACCAACCTCGACTCCGGCGAAACCTCCCGGTCCGAGGATCCCAACAATCCCTTCTTCGCCATGCACCAGGTGTGGAACGGGCAGGCCGAGGATCCCATCGGCGATTCCCAGTTCGCCTATTCCACCACCGTGCAAATCTACGACGAGAACGGCTCCTCCCACAACATGACCGTCTACTACGACCCCGTGGACGTCTCCAACGCGGGCGGCCGCAAGGTCTGGGAGTACATCGTCACCGTGGACCCGGCGGAGGACGGGCGGCTGCTGTCCAACGGCACGGCCATGAACACCACCTCCGCGGCCGGACTGCTGGGCACGGGCACGCTGACCTTCAACGCCGCGGGCGAGCTGACCGGCGTGTCCTCGTACCAGCTGCAGGCGGGCGAGATTAATGGCGACCTCAAGGCCCTTTCCAACTGGAAGGTGCCGGAGAGCGGCTTCTCCCAGAACGGCTACCCCACCTTCGTGGCCAACTTCCTGGGCCGGGAGAACGCCAGCTTCAACAACGCCTCCCAGGCTGACAGCTCCAAGGTCCTCATCGAGATGGACTTCGGCATGCGCAACCAGCAGACCCAATGGGGCGGGCTGAACGCCACCAACTCCAACGCAGCCCTGTTCTCCATCAACAACCCCTCCACCAGCGGCGGCGCGGTGCAGAACCTGCCCAACTTCGGAGACACGGAGCGGTCTGCCCTGGCCTCCACCTCCTTCTCCTCGGGCTCCACCACCATCCAGCAGTCGCAGGACGGCTACAACGCGGGCTTCCTGCAGAACATCTCGGTGGACCGCGACGGCGTCATGACCGGCCGGTTCTCCAACGGACAGGTGCAGGAGCTGTATGTGGTCTCACTGGCCAACTTCAACAATCTCAACGGATTGCGGAGAGACGGGGGCAACCTCTACCTGGAGACCAGGGAGTCGGGACCGGCCATCACCAACCGGCCCAACACCGCCGGGCTGGGCTCCATCCAGTCCAACTCCCTGGAGCAGTCCAACGTGGACCTGGCCACCGAGTTCGTGACCATGATCACCACGCAGCGCGGCTTCCAGGCCAACTCCAAGGTCATCACCACCACCGACACCATGCTCGGCGAACTCATCGCCCTCAAGCGCTAA
- a CDS encoding flagellin: protein MSLVINHNLMAMNASRNLNDAYGGLSTSVRRLSSGLRIGTAADDAAGLAIRELMRADIASLNQGVRNAQDAISMIQTADGALQVIDEKLIRMKELAEQASTGTYNSDQRLIIDSEYQAMASEITRIANATDFNGIQLLNGQLSSDTFNGNGLVSTGRLKVHFGTGNSSAEDYYYVQIGTSTASSLGLGLGSDLTNTAGASISTQALAQTALDQINEAIISKDKIRAHLGSMQNRLENTITNLQIQSENLMASESRISDVDVATEMTEFVRQQILSQSAVAMLAQANSLPRMAMQLIGGG, encoded by the coding sequence ATGTCTTTGGTAATCAACCACAACCTCATGGCCATGAACGCCTCGAGGAATCTGAATGACGCCTACGGCGGCCTCAGCACCTCGGTTCGGCGCCTTTCGTCCGGCCTGCGCATCGGCACGGCCGCCGACGACGCCGCCGGACTGGCCATCCGCGAGCTTATGCGCGCGGACATCGCGTCCCTCAACCAGGGCGTGCGCAACGCCCAGGACGCCATCTCGATGATCCAGACCGCTGACGGCGCGCTGCAGGTCATCGACGAAAAGCTGATCCGCATGAAGGAGCTGGCGGAACAGGCGTCCACGGGTACCTACAACTCCGACCAGCGCCTGATCATCGACTCCGAGTATCAGGCCATGGCTTCGGAAATCACCCGAATCGCCAACGCAACGGACTTCAACGGCATCCAGCTTCTCAACGGACAGCTTTCCTCGGATACCTTCAACGGAAACGGGCTGGTCTCCACCGGCAGGCTGAAGGTCCACTTCGGCACCGGCAACTCCTCGGCCGAGGACTACTACTACGTCCAGATCGGCACCTCCACGGCCTCCTCGCTGGGGCTGGGGCTGGGCAGCGACCTGACCAACACCGCCGGAGCGTCCATCTCCACGCAGGCCCTGGCGCAGACCGCCCTGGACCAGATCAACGAGGCCATCATCTCCAAGGACAAGATCCGGGCCCATCTCGGTTCCATGCAGAACCGCCTGGAAAACACCATCACCAACCTGCAGATCCAGTCCGAGAACCTGATGGCCTCGGAATCGCGCATCTCCGACGTGGACGTGGCCACCGAGATGACCGAGTTCGTGCGGCAGCAGATCCTCTCGCAGTCCGCCGTGGCCATGCTGGCCCAGGCCAACAGCCTGCCCAGAATGGCCATGCAGCTCATCGGCGGCGGCTAG
- a CDS encoding flagellar protein FlaG, with amino-acid sequence MSTIHTLRFDDARSQGGVEKPRARPAEIPAEARKRPLDFQEARDKRVLDEARGQAEETLASIGLKLRFKVDEESDTVQVEIVDPGSGKVVRKLPPDDLLKLSRSIRDMARGLLDKTY; translated from the coding sequence ATGAGCACCATACACACCCTGCGGTTCGACGACGCGCGCTCCCAGGGAGGGGTGGAAAAGCCCCGCGCGCGCCCGGCGGAGATTCCGGCCGAAGCGCGCAAGCGCCCGCTGGACTTCCAGGAAGCCAGGGACAAGCGCGTGCTGGACGAGGCACGGGGGCAGGCGGAGGAAACGCTGGCCTCCATCGGCCTGAAACTGCGCTTCAAGGTGGACGAGGAGTCGGACACCGTGCAGGTGGAGATCGTGGACCCTGGGTCGGGCAAGGTGGTGCGCAAGCTGCCGCCGGACGACCTCCTGAAGCTGTCCCGCTCCATCCGCGACATGGCCAGGGGCCTTCTGGACAAGACCTACTAG
- the rnc gene encoding ribonuclease III, protein MTAPRTDTSGLEERLGHGFSDEALLRLALTHSSWINESAHGGESNERLEFLGDAVLELCVSEELYARFPGEREGRLTRLRARLVREPALARLAREIALPDYIYLGRGEESQGGRDRDSLLADAFEAIMGAVFVDGGFEASRKVVSRLLAGLWPESAELPHAKDHKTALQEVTQTLFRARPVYSLVGAEGPDHAKIYRVRVDLPDGRSFEAQASSKKTAEQESARLALTELSHDAE, encoded by the coding sequence ATGACCGCGCCGCGGACCGACACATCCGGACTGGAAGAGCGGCTGGGGCACGGGTTTTCCGACGAGGCGCTGCTGCGCCTGGCCCTGACCCATTCCTCCTGGATAAACGAGTCCGCCCACGGCGGTGAGAGCAACGAACGGCTGGAGTTTCTGGGCGACGCCGTGCTGGAGCTGTGCGTCTCCGAAGAACTGTACGCCCGCTTTCCCGGCGAGCGGGAAGGGCGGCTGACCCGGTTGCGCGCGCGCTTGGTGCGCGAGCCCGCCCTGGCCCGCCTGGCCAGGGAGATCGCCCTGCCCGACTACATCTACCTGGGCCGGGGCGAGGAGTCCCAGGGCGGCCGCGACCGCGATTCCCTGCTGGCCGACGCCTTCGAGGCCATCATGGGCGCGGTATTCGTGGACGGCGGGTTCGAGGCTTCGCGCAAGGTGGTTTCCCGGCTTCTGGCGGGACTGTGGCCGGAGTCGGCCGAATTGCCCCACGCCAAAGACCACAAGACCGCCCTGCAGGAAGTCACCCAGACCCTTTTCCGGGCGCGCCCCGTCTACTCCCTGGTGGGCGCGGAAGGCCCGGATCACGCCAAGATCTACCGCGTCCGGGTGGACCTGCCGGATGGCCGCTCCTTCGAGGCCCAGGCCTCCAGCAAGAAGACCGCGGAACAGGAATCCGCCCGCCTGGCCCTCACCGAACTCTCTCACGACGCCGAATAG
- the gap gene encoding type I glyceraldehyde-3-phosphate dehydrogenase: MPVRIGMNGWGRIGRYLARIMAEDGTLELGVINARASNEDLAHLFKYDSVHGTFPGEVGTWDEGIVIAGRKIKVTRNAPGEWTWGDEGCDLVVESTGKFTDRESCEKHLACGAKKVVISAPGKKPDVTVVMGVNDDDYDPAAHKIVSNASCTTNCLAPAAKVLHEKFGIKHGQMTTVHSYTMSQRILDGSHKDLRRGRAAAVSMLPTTTGAAKAVGLVLPELDGKLDGMAVRVPTPDGSLVDLVVEVDKATTADEVNQAFKDAADEHLGYTEIPLVSCDYIGDTHGGVVDGLCTRVQGGTQVKVIVWYDNEAGFTHQLLRLVKKVAASL; the protein is encoded by the coding sequence ATGCCCGTACGCATCGGCATGAACGGCTGGGGCCGCATCGGACGCTATCTGGCGCGCATCATGGCGGAGGACGGCACGCTCGAGCTGGGCGTAATCAACGCCCGCGCCTCCAACGAGGATCTGGCCCACCTCTTCAAGTACGACTCCGTGCACGGCACCTTCCCCGGTGAGGTCGGCACCTGGGACGAGGGCATCGTCATCGCCGGCCGCAAGATAAAAGTCACCCGCAACGCGCCGGGTGAGTGGACCTGGGGCGACGAGGGGTGCGACTTGGTGGTGGAGTCCACCGGCAAGTTCACCGACCGCGAGTCCTGCGAGAAGCACCTGGCCTGCGGCGCCAAGAAGGTGGTCATTTCCGCGCCGGGCAAGAAGCCGGACGTGACCGTGGTCATGGGCGTCAACGACGACGACTACGACCCCGCTGCCCACAAAATCGTCTCCAACGCCTCCTGCACCACCAACTGCCTGGCCCCCGCGGCCAAGGTGCTGCACGAGAAGTTCGGCATCAAGCACGGCCAGATGACCACCGTGCACTCCTACACCATGAGCCAGCGCATTCTGGACGGCTCCCACAAGGACCTGCGCCGTGGCCGGGCCGCGGCCGTGTCCATGCTGCCCACCACCACCGGCGCGGCCAAGGCCGTGGGCCTGGTGCTGCCCGAGCTGGACGGCAAGCTGGACGGCATGGCCGTGCGCGTGCCTACCCCGGACGGCTCCCTGGTGGACTTGGTGGTGGAGGTGGACAAGGCCACCACCGCTGACGAGGTCAACCAGGCCTTCAAGGACGCGGCAGACGAGCACCTGGGCTACACCGAGATTCCGCTGGTTTCCTGCGACTACATCGGGGACACCCACGGAGGAGTGGTGGACGGCCTGTGCACCCGCGTGCAGGGCGGCACCCAGGTCAAGGTCATCGTCTGGTACGACAACGAGGCCGGCTTCACCCACCAGCTGCTGCGGCTGGTGAAGAAGGTGGCCGCCTCCCTGTAG
- the fba gene encoding class II fructose-1,6-bisphosphate aldolase — protein sequence MPLVSPKEMFDKAYGGGYAVGAFNVNNMEIIQGIMQSAEELRSPLILQVSAGARKYAGQDYIIKLMEAALARTDLPVVLHLDHGQDFDICKEVIDGGFTSVMIDGSHHSFEENIRITKEVVEYAHDKGVWVEAELGVLAGVEDEVSAEENIYTDPDQAKEFVERTGCDSLAVAIGTSHGAYKFKCEPKLDFERLETINKLMPGYPLVLHGASSVLPEYVEMANKHGGEIEGACGVPETLLRKAAEYGVCKINIDTDIRLAMTATIRKYFAENPADFDPRKYLGPARQAVKDMVTHKIEHVLGCKGAA from the coding sequence ATGCCGCTGGTTTCGCCGAAGGAGATGTTCGACAAGGCCTATGGGGGCGGCTACGCCGTTGGCGCCTTCAACGTGAACAACATGGAGATCATCCAGGGCATCATGCAGTCCGCCGAGGAGCTGCGCAGTCCGCTCATCCTCCAGGTCTCGGCGGGGGCGCGCAAGTACGCCGGGCAGGACTACATCATCAAGCTCATGGAAGCGGCCCTGGCCCGCACCGACCTGCCGGTGGTCCTGCACCTGGACCACGGCCAGGACTTCGACATCTGCAAGGAAGTCATCGACGGCGGCTTCACCTCGGTCATGATCGACGGCTCCCACCACTCCTTCGAGGAGAACATCCGCATCACCAAGGAGGTGGTGGAGTACGCCCACGACAAGGGCGTCTGGGTGGAGGCCGAGCTGGGCGTGCTGGCCGGGGTGGAGGACGAGGTCTCCGCCGAGGAGAACATCTACACCGACCCCGACCAGGCCAAGGAATTCGTGGAGCGCACCGGCTGCGACTCCCTGGCGGTGGCCATCGGCACCTCCCACGGGGCCTACAAGTTCAAGTGCGAGCCCAAGCTCGACTTCGAGCGGCTGGAGACCATCAACAAGCTCATGCCCGGCTACCCCCTGGTGTTGCACGGGGCCTCCTCCGTGCTGCCCGAGTACGTGGAGATGGCCAACAAGCACGGCGGCGAGATCGAGGGCGCCTGCGGCGTTCCCGAGACGCTGTTGCGCAAGGCCGCGGAGTACGGCGTCTGCAAGATCAACATCGACACCGACATCCGCCTGGCCATGACAGCCACCATCCGCAAATACTTCGCCGAGAACCCCGCGGACTTCGACCCGCGCAAGTACCTCGGCCCGGCGCGGCAGGCGGTCAAAGACATGGTCACCCACAAGATCGAGCACGTCCTGGGCTGCAAGGGAGCGGCCTAG
- a CDS encoding flagellar hook assembly protein FlgD, which yields MYAFQEIGRAEQEFTVDPSKQEINKELGRDTFLQLLTAQLGNQDPLNPMKDKEFTAQLAQFSSLEQLTNINEGIGDMNEASKRQEMLSAVSFIGKQVRAEGNTLSKYGDYSSTVYYGLEEPVTNVNVNIFDSWGNVIRTIQGGAMQGGMYEFQWDGKDWQGNKAPDGTYTVSISAEGADGQPVMVDTEVNGTVAGVSTYEGQHYLRLRDGRTVKFMDVQEVVNPAAPPADGGEEETGGGDESQESEETTQ from the coding sequence ATGTACGCTTTTCAGGAAATAGGACGCGCCGAACAGGAATTCACGGTCGACCCCTCCAAGCAGGAGATCAACAAGGAGCTTGGCCGCGACACGTTCCTGCAGCTCCTGACCGCCCAGCTGGGCAACCAGGATCCCCTGAACCCCATGAAGGACAAGGAGTTCACCGCCCAGTTGGCCCAATTCTCCTCCCTGGAGCAGTTGACCAACATCAACGAGGGCATCGGCGACATGAACGAGGCCTCCAAGAGGCAGGAAATGCTCTCCGCGGTCAGCTTCATCGGCAAGCAGGTGCGCGCCGAGGGCAACACCTTGAGCAAGTACGGCGACTACTCCTCCACCGTCTACTACGGGCTGGAGGAGCCGGTCACCAACGTCAACGTGAACATCTTCGACTCCTGGGGCAACGTCATCCGCACCATCCAGGGCGGCGCCATGCAGGGCGGCATGTACGAGTTCCAGTGGGACGGCAAGGACTGGCAGGGCAACAAAGCCCCGGACGGCACATACACCGTTTCCATCTCCGCCGAGGGCGCCGACGGGCAACCCGTGATGGTGGACACCGAGGTCAACGGCACCGTGGCCGGCGTCTCCACCTACGAGGGCCAGCACTACCTGCGCCTGCGGGACGGCCGCACCGTCAAGTTCATGGATGTCCAGGAAGTGGTCAATCCCGCAGCTCCCCCCGCCGACGGCGGCGAGGAGGAGACCGGCGGAGGCGACGAATCCCAGGAAAGCGAAGAGACAACGCAATAA
- the rnhA gene encoding ribonuclease HI, whose product MKEVRVHTDGSCLGNPGPGGWCALLEYSGSEKELHGGYGRTTNNRMELLAVIEALEALREPCRVELYTDSQYVQKAITQGWLKGWKRNGWKTAAKKPVKNRDLWTRLDPLLSRHDVQFHWLKGHAGHPENERCDELARAAAQRDGLPADEGYGT is encoded by the coding sequence GTGAAAGAGGTCCGCGTCCATACGGACGGCTCGTGCCTGGGCAACCCGGGGCCGGGCGGCTGGTGCGCGCTGCTTGAGTACAGCGGCTCGGAAAAGGAACTGCACGGCGGGTACGGCCGCACCACCAATAACCGCATGGAGCTTTTGGCCGTGATCGAGGCCCTGGAGGCCTTGCGCGAACCATGCCGGGTGGAGCTCTACACCGACTCGCAGTACGTGCAGAAGGCCATCACCCAGGGCTGGCTCAAGGGCTGGAAGCGCAACGGCTGGAAGACGGCCGCCAAGAAGCCGGTCAAGAACCGCGACCTGTGGACCCGGCTCGATCCGCTGCTTTCCCGCCACGATGTCCAGTTCCATTGGCTCAAGGGCCACGCCGGGCATCCCGAGAACGAACGCTGCGACGAGCTGGCCAGGGCGGCGGCCCAGCGGGACGGTCTGCCAGCGGACGAGGGGTACGGGACATGA
- a CDS encoding glycosyltransferase family 9 protein produces MADPILILQMQRMGDLVLTFPLVHWLRRLHPEREIWVVGEESFFKDLYPVSPGAVFFPWGAADKLATRRYAAVVNLSIRERAAELAGRLETDLLLGPHLDADGARRIRGEWQIYRASLVHNNRHNLFHWADLNALDTVPLERMAATRWEHPRVGQGEAVGVFLGASEPAKRPKESFWADLIGELFARRLRPVILGGPAEAGEGERLARAFGGKILNLAGKTGLAELVGALRTLALLVTPDTGPMHLAAWMGTPVLNLSMGPVHPWETGPHPEGHTVARTGLSCLGCWRCTRPALLCRERFRPAAVAHLCRRLLRAPGTMPPQPPGLRLAATARDRFGLYDLSPAGPASPRLVLDRFWQGFFGRAFGLWDEAEAAVRLDALREAAPQSAEAMAARLPLLHRVLGRGLRDPATPFWDQAPPLFRSLTGYLQTMLDNADHSPAARKRALGLAESLSALLA; encoded by the coding sequence GTGGCCGACCCCATCCTCATCCTCCAGATGCAGCGCATGGGCGACCTGGTGCTGACCTTCCCCCTGGTCCACTGGCTGCGGCGCCTGCACCCGGAGCGGGAAATCTGGGTGGTGGGGGAGGAATCCTTCTTCAAGGACCTCTACCCGGTGTCGCCCGGCGCGGTCTTCTTTCCCTGGGGGGCGGCGGACAAGCTGGCCACCCGGCGCTACGCAGCCGTGGTCAACCTCTCCATACGCGAGCGGGCGGCCGAACTGGCCGGTCGGCTGGAGACCGACCTGCTCCTGGGCCCCCACCTGGACGCGGACGGCGCGCGGCGCATCCGGGGGGAGTGGCAAATCTACCGCGCCTCGCTGGTGCACAACAACCGGCACAACCTCTTCCACTGGGCCGACCTCAACGCCCTGGACACGGTTCCCCTCGAACGCATGGCCGCCACCCGCTGGGAACACCCCAGGGTGGGCCAGGGCGAGGCCGTGGGCGTCTTCCTCGGAGCCAGCGAACCGGCCAAACGGCCTAAGGAATCCTTCTGGGCCGACCTGATAGGGGAACTCTTCGCCCGCCGCCTGCGGCCGGTCATCCTGGGCGGCCCGGCCGAGGCCGGGGAAGGCGAACGGCTGGCCCGGGCCTTCGGCGGCAAGATCCTCAACCTAGCGGGCAAGACCGGCCTGGCGGAGCTGGTGGGCGCGCTGCGCACCCTGGCCCTGCTGGTCACTCCGGACACCGGCCCCATGCACCTGGCGGCCTGGATGGGCACCCCGGTGCTCAACCTTTCCATGGGGCCGGTCCACCCCTGGGAGACCGGCCCCCACCCCGAGGGGCACACCGTGGCCCGGACCGGGCTTTCCTGCCTGGGCTGCTGGCGCTGCACCCGCCCCGCCCTGCTCTGCCGGGAGCGCTTCCGCCCCGCGGCCGTGGCCCACCTGTGCCGCCGCCTGCTGCGCGCGCCCGGAACCATGCCCCCCCAGCCCCCCGGACTGCGGCTGGCCGCCACCGCCCGCGACCGCTTCGGCCTCTACGACCTCAGCCCGGCCGGACCGGCCTCCCCGCGTCTGGTGCTCGACCGCTTCTGGCAGGGCTTCTTCGGCCGCGCCTTCGGCCTGTGGGACGAGGCCGAGGCGGCCGTCAGGCTGGACGCCCTGCGCGAGGCCGCGCCGCAATCCGCCGAGGCCATGGCCGCCCGCCTGCCCCTTCTGCACAGGGTGCTGGGGCGCGGCCTGCGCGACCCGGCCACTCCGTTTTGGGACCAGGCCCCGCCCCTGTTCCGCTCCCTCACAGGCTACCTGCAGACCATGCTGGACAACGCCGACCACTCCCCCGCCGCGCGCAAGCGCGCACTTGGCCTGGCCGAGTCCCTCTCCGCCCTGCTGGCTTGA
- a CDS encoding flagellar hook-length control protein FliK, with translation MQIFPSHSQKESSGEGLFSLRADTRRGADSFAELMGSAASAVRAAAENRRERSDSETIRLDDSRQSARQAAEDAEHAARRRVEDARSAAEQQAGRGGAEVNREAFRRVEGSGELKPHEVKMTEDDFGELQGKLAQLGFSKEEIEGLREKLRSDEGLTWGEMVERIMAKSKELLETGQGAELSTVQKQQLDSFFQKIGFSADESADLMDDLANGKFSSVLEVVDKQISSLPQDKLLKLNPKGVHALVESLNLSKEASDKLKSLFKGEDSREVGLNELKNMLSEMRKEVELDQKQKLDLLREVKTAVEDALKAAIQKASGQQADEDSAKVIAAGRDKTAMEQFLGKKENGDAKEAGADAKNGGEADKGSASEELVNARKDGSKDQGHWSEQENQRQAEQKNAFDELWSKVEKEIEDPAVRQVFADARAEVQNARAEAKASLSQQARASLADQHSEEIFRQVREGMLKNMPGGGKQLTLELEPRELGRLTVALQVQGKEVKALIRTENNDVTRVLAEQMAQVKQTLEQQGMKVTEMDVQTGLSREDAMGRQWKDAEQHNLEQQRQAMAEIRTRMRNLRQESVRGDALQEQMAEIRRLASENGISLIA, from the coding sequence ATGCAGATTTTTCCTTCCCATAGCCAAAAGGAGTCCTCCGGGGAGGGCCTGTTTTCCTTGCGGGCCGATACCCGCCGCGGAGCGGACAGCTTCGCCGAGCTCATGGGCTCCGCCGCCAGCGCCGTGCGCGCTGCGGCCGAAAACCGCCGCGAGCGGAGCGACTCCGAGACCATCCGCCTGGACGACTCCCGCCAGTCCGCCCGCCAGGCGGCCGAGGACGCGGAGCACGCCGCCCGGCGGCGCGTGGAGGACGCCCGTTCCGCCGCCGAACAACAGGCTGGGCGCGGCGGCGCCGAGGTGAACCGCGAGGCGTTCCGCCGTGTGGAGGGCTCCGGGGAGCTGAAGCCGCACGAGGTCAAGATGACCGAGGACGACTTCGGGGAGCTCCAGGGCAAACTGGCCCAGCTCGGCTTCTCCAAGGAGGAGATCGAGGGGCTGCGCGAGAAGCTGCGCAGCGACGAGGGCCTGACCTGGGGCGAAATGGTTGAGCGCATCATGGCCAAGAGCAAGGAACTGCTCGAGACGGGCCAGGGCGCGGAACTCTCCACGGTGCAGAAACAGCAGTTGGACTCCTTTTTCCAAAAGATCGGCTTCTCGGCCGACGAATCCGCCGACCTCATGGACGACTTGGCCAACGGCAAGTTCAGCAGCGTCCTGGAGGTTGTGGACAAACAAATTTCCAGCCTGCCCCAGGACAAGCTGCTCAAGCTCAACCCCAAGGGCGTGCACGCCCTGGTGGAGTCGCTGAACCTTTCCAAGGAGGCAAGCGACAAGCTCAAATCGCTGTTCAAAGGCGAGGACAGCCGCGAGGTGGGGCTGAACGAGCTGAAGAACATGCTTTCTGAGATGCGCAAGGAGGTGGAGCTTGACCAGAAGCAGAAGCTCGACCTGCTGCGCGAAGTGAAAACCGCGGTGGAGGACGCCCTCAAGGCGGCCATCCAAAAGGCCTCCGGCCAGCAGGCGGACGAGGATTCGGCCAAGGTCATCGCCGCGGGCAGGGACAAGACGGCCATGGAGCAGTTCCTGGGCAAGAAGGAGAACGGGGACGCCAAGGAAGCCGGTGCCGACGCCAAGAACGGCGGCGAAGCGGACAAGGGGAGCGCCTCCGAGGAGTTGGTCAACGCCCGCAAGGACGGCTCCAAGGACCAGGGCCACTGGAGCGAACAGGAGAACCAGCGCCAAGCCGAACAGAAGAACGCCTTCGACGAGCTGTGGTCCAAGGTGGAGAAGGAGATCGAGGACCCGGCCGTGCGCCAGGTCTTCGCCGACGCCAGGGCCGAAGTGCAAAACGCCAGGGCCGAGGCCAAGGCCTCCCTGTCGCAGCAGGCCCGCGCCAGCCTGGCTGACCAGCACTCCGAGGAAATTTTCCGGCAGGTCCGCGAGGGGATGCTGAAGAACATGCCTGGCGGCGGCAAGCAGCTCACCCTGGAGCTGGAGCCGCGCGAACTGGGCCGGCTGACCGTGGCCCTGCAGGTGCAGGGCAAGGAGGTCAAGGCCCTCATCCGCACCGAGAACAACGACGTGACCCGCGTCCTGGCCGAACAGATGGCCCAGGTGAAGCAGACCCTGGAACAGCAGGGCATGAAGGTCACGGAGATGGACGTCCAGACCGGGCTTTCCCGAGAGGACGCCATGGGCCGCCAGTGGAAGGACGCGGAGCAGCACAACCTGGAGCAGCAGCGCCAGGCCATGGCCGAAATCCGCACCCGCATGCGCAACCTCCGTCAGGAGTCGGTGCGGGGCGACGCCTTGCAGGAACAGATGGCCGAGATCAGACGGCTGGCCTCGGAAAACGGCATCAGCCTGATCGCCTAG